A portion of the Luxibacter massiliensis genome contains these proteins:
- a CDS encoding energy-coupling factor transporter ATPase, whose protein sequence is MEMIHAEKLIYEYEKRDEEGNVTGVNRAVDAVDMDIAPGDFIAVLGHNGSGKSTLAKHINAILLPTGGTIWVNGRDTRIPENLWDIRQSAGMVFQNPDNQIIGTVVEEDVGFGPENLGIPTDEIWKRVEKSLKSVGMLKYRYQSPNKLSGGQKQRVAIAGVIAMEPQCIVLDEPTAMLDPNGRKEVIRTVQNLRREKKVTVILITHYMEEVIDADRVYVMDSGRIVMQGSPRDIFSRVDELKRFHLDVPQVTMLAEELRKRGMKLPAGILRMEELVEELCQLS, encoded by the coding sequence ATGGAGATGATTCACGCAGAAAAATTGATATACGAATATGAGAAGCGGGATGAAGAGGGGAATGTAACTGGGGTGAACCGTGCTGTAGATGCGGTGGATATGGATATAGCCCCAGGAGATTTTATTGCTGTTCTGGGGCACAATGGTTCAGGCAAGTCTACTCTGGCCAAGCACATAAACGCCATTTTGCTGCCAACAGGGGGGACTATTTGGGTAAATGGCAGGGACACAAGGATACCGGAGAATCTGTGGGATATCCGCCAGTCCGCTGGGATGGTATTCCAGAATCCAGATAATCAGATTATTGGCACTGTTGTGGAAGAGGATGTTGGATTTGGCCCGGAAAACCTTGGCATACCTACAGATGAAATATGGAAGCGGGTGGAAAAAAGCCTAAAGTCTGTGGGGATGCTAAAATACCGTTACCAATCACCCAATAAACTGTCAGGAGGCCAGAAACAGCGGGTGGCCATAGCGGGAGTAATAGCAATGGAACCGCAGTGTATTGTGTTGGATGAACCTACGGCCATGCTTGACCCTAATGGAAGAAAAGAGGTCATCCGTACAGTACAAAATCTGCGCAGGGAAAAAAAGGTGACAGTTATCCTGATTACACATTATATGGAAGAGGTAATAGATGCAGACCGGGTATATGTAATGGACAGCGGGCGAATTGTGATGCAAGGATCCCCCAGAGATATTTTCAGCAGGGTGGATGAGCTGAAGCGCTTTCATCTGGATGTCCCGCAGGTTACAATGCTGGCTGAAGAATTGAGGAAAAGAGGAATGAAACTTCCGGCAGGGATTTTAAGGATGGAGGAGTTGGTGGAGGAATTATGTCAATTAAGTTAG
- a CDS encoding energy-coupling factor transporter ATPase: MSIKLEHINYTYSPKTAYEKQALIDINLEISQGEFVGIIGHTGSGKSTLIQHFNGLLKASSGALYYEGVNIYSKDYDMKKLRSKVGLVFQYPEHQLFESEVLSDVCFGPKNLGFSPEECEIRAKEALELVGFPKKYYHQSPFELSGGQKRRAAIAGVLAMHPGVLVLDEPTAGLDPQGRDEILDQISRLHKATGMTVILVSHSMEDIARYVGRIVVMNKGEIMYDGQPGEVFAHYRELEKVGLAAPQVTYIMHALKLRGMPVRTDVTTVEEAAEDIIRSFHD, encoded by the coding sequence ATGTCAATTAAGTTAGAGCACATTAACTATACGTATAGTCCAAAAACAGCATATGAAAAACAGGCTCTCATAGACATAAATTTGGAAATTTCCCAGGGAGAATTCGTGGGAATTATCGGCCATACAGGTTCAGGAAAATCTACTTTGATCCAGCACTTTAATGGACTGCTCAAAGCCAGCTCTGGCGCCTTATATTATGAGGGGGTAAATATTTATAGTAAGGATTATGATATGAAGAAGCTGCGCAGTAAGGTTGGCCTTGTATTCCAGTATCCTGAACATCAGCTTTTTGAGTCGGAAGTGCTCTCAGATGTCTGTTTTGGCCCTAAAAATCTTGGGTTTTCCCCTGAAGAATGTGAGATAAGGGCGAAAGAAGCACTAGAATTAGTGGGTTTTCCCAAAAAGTATTATCATCAGTCTCCCTTTGAACTGTCAGGCGGGCAAAAAAGACGGGCCGCTATAGCAGGCGTCCTGGCAATGCATCCAGGCGTCCTAGTACTAGACGAGCCGACTGCGGGGTTAGATCCCCAGGGGCGGGATGAGATACTGGATCAAATAAGCAGGCTGCACAAGGCGACAGGCATGACAGTCATACTTGTTTCCCATAGCATGGAAGATATTGCGAGATATGTGGGGCGTATTGTTGTGATGAACAAAGGCGAAATCATGTATGACGGACAGCCTGGAGAGGTGTTCGCACACTACAGAGAACTGGAGAAGGTTGGCCTGGCGGCGCCCCAGGTGACTTATATTATGCATGCGTTAAAACTGAGAGGAATGCCTGTTAGGACAGATGTAACAACTGTGGAAGAGGCGGCAGAAGACATTATAAGGAGTTTCCATGATTAG